The following DNA comes from Labrus mixtus chromosome 8, fLabMix1.1, whole genome shotgun sequence.
ACATTAGGACTCAGGAGATGAATCACTAAAAGTGCAGTCTGATGCCTTTATGCTAGAAGACACGTCAGCACCATATACACTATGTATGTTAATCTAAAGCACACAGACAAAGGGCAGGATACACTATGTACAGAAATTCATATTTGTCTGTGATGACATGCAAAACGGTTAGTTAGTTGGATGTCAAATATATGACGCACATGGCGCTGGAGAAGATTACCTTAAGAGCATCTGACACAGACTGCTAATATAATGAAGTATTTAATctcctcccttttttcttcatgtcGAAGAATTACTTTGAAGTTTCTGCTCTGTCATACAGTTATTTTTGTCTGGAGAAAGTACAGTATATTGTCCATAAGCACAGATTAGTGCAGCTGTCAGAATGCTGCTCCGAGTGTCTGCATGGAGAACAATACCAGTGATTGAAATGACTGATGCAAAATGTTCCACCTAGAAGGTGCTTGTGTTTAGGTTAAATCACATTTTCCAGCGTTTTTATCGCAGACAAAAGGTGGAGAAATCATTATGTAGGCAGTGATTTAAGGGATGGGAACACATCTCAATTTAACAACTCTTGTAGTCAAGAATTGTTTAAGACAATTTCGAGAGATTGCAAAATGTCTTTGGGATGAAGAGTGTGTCTTACAACACAGATTCTTAAGGGGTAATTGCTGTTAATGCTGATCTACTGGATTGCAGAGTAAAAGTTAAAAGGTGTGGTGTCTGCATTTTTTTACCGTAAAACTGAAATTGTGTACTCCAAAGTTGCCCCTTGAAGATGATAATGGCTGCACAAAAGACAGTGATAAGTTtagcaaatgtttgtgtttaatataGAACAGTCGCTGAGCTTTCAGGCATTGCGTTGTGCTAAAAGGGTACTGCATTAGCACATCTTGAAAGGTAACGGAGACATCAGTGCAACTCTGACATCAGTCGGTGTGTCGAAAAAAGCATTTGGGTGCATGCAGAAAAAGCTCTGTTCACATATTGTCTCTTCCCTCCCTTGTCCTCCCCTCAGTGATGGCCTCTGCCGAGCAACCGTGCTCCAGCTTCCACCAGCAGCACTGCGCATAAGGCTAACACACCCACCTTTGCCCTCCTGCCCAGAAGTGAGAGAGACACCACCATGTACAGTGTGGAGGACCTACTCATTTCGCATGGATATAAATTGCCTAAAAGCGACCCTCCGTCTGCCACGCCTTATGACAAGCGCCCTGCTGATTGCCAGCGGGAACTTGTGGACAACAGGGCTGGCCGGGGGACTCTGAACGGGTATGAGGCCGACCGGGGGACATCAATCACAGGAATCTATGGCAGCAGGCAGGCACTGGTGAAGGGTTACCCTGCCACTGACAACGAGAGTGGGGAAAGGATCCTAAGGAGAAAAGAACTCGGCATCGGTATCCTAGGTGACGCTCAGCCCTTGGGTGATTCTCTTGCCACAGATAGTGggtgagtgattttttttccctctcttttgcGATCCCCCACACCCTTTACCttcccttctttttctctccctcccttctcaCTGGGGCCCTTCGGTATTGCATGCAAAACTGAGTCTGCACTgcgcagggttttttttttttttcttcccttcaaGAGCTGCAGAACACTTTGGCTGCAGCAGCACCACTGACATATCCTATGCTGGGTTATGAGGAAATATGAAAGGTGCCTTTGCAATCTTATGAGCTGTTTACGATATGCATGCACGGAGAGTCTCTGTGGAGCCCACCCGTGCGCTGGTTTCGTCTCCACAGCTTCCACCAGGCAGGCAGATGTAAACAGCAGCACTAGACAGTGAGCAAACTGAGGACTGAACATGCCTCAAGACAGGCGCGTAATCACTCCACTGTAAACACTGGCACACTGAATCACGCCCAGCACGTGCTCTGTGATGTAAGCATGTTGCTGGGCAAGTGTGCACAGCGCGGCTCCCCTCAGCTATACAGTAGCATATGCTGCTGAGTATGATCCATTGACTTTGCTGCTTAAATGAATGAGTACAGTGACTAACGCAGTGATTCAGTGCAGTGCAGATACGATGTGAAGCTCTTGGAAAGCATAATTGTAATTCATTCTTTTTataaatccatttttatttatgagACTGGATGTTTTACAAACTTAACATTTAATTACGTTTTTAGGatctttttttatctgagatgtatttttttatgtaccttgtattttgttttaaatagctGCTAACTGCAAACCATATTTCCTGAATGCATCATTCcgattgatttgatttaaaagatcTGATGGTCATATTTTATCATCAACTGggatttcaaattaaaacttaTGCTTTCCATTTTTACTGACTGTCATCAGAGAATAAAATGCCTTTATAGGACTAATGACCTGTGGATATTCATGCATATCATGTACTTCTCCTGTTTCATTCAGCAGTGCTAAATAAATAACCACCATGGCATTAgaaattcagaaaacaaaattacaggATCATTTCACTAAAAAACCTTCCCGAAGACAAAGAAGTgaactcctttaaaaaaaaaaaaaaaaaaacataatctgcCTTGCTTAAGTATGCTATGCTAATTGTTTTGGCACCGCAATGTGCATTTTACCCATAAATGGCACATGAGACATAAATATGGAACCATAAATAAAATCATCTCCAGGCAGCTCTGCTTTATCACCCGACAGTGGAACCACTGTTTTGAACGTGCCAACAGAGATTCGTCCTACACTTGCCATTTTATGCTAAATTCAGccagcattttaaaatatacataGCTTGTGATGTTATGGATTCTCCCTAGCAACAATCAAGTGCCCTGCTTATTCTGACTTTCCAATGAACAATGTTTCTTATATGAAACTGGAGAAGGCTGgtttaaaagttaaatgtttataGGTAGGTCAAATGGTATTTCTTTTAAGGGTACGGTTTAATCTTGCTAATTTAGTTATTTGATCATTCAAATAGATGGAAAGAGGTGCTTTAACTCTCAACTCAGATTTGACTGTAGGACATTAGACACTCCCTGGGAGCCATAGTCTGGCTATCCAGATGACCAGCTTCCAAGATAAGGTCAGCACAATTTAAAATGCAGATCATTTTTGCAGTAGCATCACAATTTCATGGTTTCTTCAAGGGACTTGGGAGCCGCTGACTTAAGCACTTCTCTCTCCTATGTGCTGGCTCTCCCTGATTAAGTTGCATCAGAAAGGATGTACCGCCAATGCTAAACCAAGCGTCTTGGTCATGGTTCTTCTAATGTTTGATAGTGAATGAAATGGAAACAGAAATAATACTTATTTTGATTACGGTAAATTTGTTTTGGGATTGTTCATTACATATTTCCTTTAAGATaccattttgtgtttctgtgtccatATACCTAACGACTGTGAGTAGAGCCACGTCTTTAACTGCACAACAGTTAAAATGACGACCTTCCTAGTTTCAGAGTCCACCTAACTTTCCTTCAGTTACACTTTGAATGGCCTTCTAACACTTAACTTGTCCTTCTTTGCAGGTTCTACGATGTTCCCAGTTTGACTTATTCTGAGCCACTGAGTTATGACGAGAGGGATGTTTCCTACTGGCGGAGGCGAGGCCAGGACTTCAGCATCCTCCTGGACTATGCTGATGGCAGGGAGCTGAGGGCCTCTGCTGGTGCATGGAGGCCACAGGCCCTGATTGCAGCAGAggaacacagagcagagaggcaaGCACAGCAGCTATGGGAGGAAATTTCCTGGCTCAGGGACCTGGACGCTGCCCCTGGTCAGCTGAGGGTGACAGGGGAGAGGAAGTGCCAGAGCCTTGGTACAGAGGAGTGGAGGCCTGCTGTGGGCCTGGGAAGGCAGTTGTCTGATGGGGACGGGGAGCGGTGGGCTCAGGACCATTACCGCCTGAGGACACCAGAGGGTTTTTTTCACCCAAGAACTAAAGCAAAGTCGCAGTCTCTCCccagagttttgtcacctgaTCGTTCTAGCTGCAGAGATCTCATTCCATCAAGGCCAAGCCTTCCTGATAGACAACAGAGACTAAACAGCACTGTCTTCTCTGGGCCCTATAGTAGGTATATCTATAGTGGTGCTGTTGTAAGGGACCGATGGGGTAGGAATTCTGGGCCAAGCAGCCATGTTGCACTTTTAACAAAGCCCAGGTTCAGCAGGCCTTTGAAGCCTCCATCATATGAGACTCACCAGCAGAATAGGGGTAGCGCAGAAATGCTTGCTATAGAGCAGGGTGCCAAACAAAAGGACAGGTCTATCTATTTTCCAAGGGGAGGGGAGCTGAGACATGACTATTTCGCACAACACTCTGCCATCACTGGAATGGAGCCCCCTGGATACATCCCACCCCCTTCTTATAGAAGAGCTCCACCCCCGAGATCAGTTTCCTTCAATCGCAACGAAATGGCAAACTTGAGATGGAGGGCAGAAGCTCTGCATATGCCAATGTCAGATCCTGGTAGGTGGTTATCCAGACAGTCAAGTAGCTCATGGTTGGAACATTATGGGGAACGTGTTGCATCCTATCGAAAACAGGTACACTCCGGACATGAAGAACAACCAATTCAAGCCCGTCAATTACCCGCTGAAGAACCAAGAGTGAAGCAAATCTCAGGAGGGCCTAGCGGAACATCTCTCACTGACTCAGACAAAATACGAAACATCAACAAAGAGATCCCAGCCGCTAAGATTTTAGGACAATCTACACATGATAGTGCCTTTCCTCCCCAGCAGGGGCCAGCTCTCAATACTGAAACACGCAAAACAGCGCTCAATGACAATGACAGCAGTAATCGATGGTGCACCAGGGGATTAAACAAAAAGAGTGACAGTGTAGCTCCTGAACAAAGCCAACAACGAAGCCAGTTTTTCCCTTCATCAATCCTGGGTAAACCGCCACCTCCCCCGTGCAAGCCGGCCGACCAGGGTGTCTCTGAAACTGTGACAGAAGTGAAAAAGGTCGAGCAACCTGAACCACCAGAGAAGGACAAAACCaagaacctgaaaaaaagacttAGTGAGACAATTTTTTGTTTGGTGTCCGTGCCTGTTACTCCGCAGCTTACTGGAACAATCCGTGATCAGAATAACAACAATGAGAAGTCACCGGACCCTGCCGACAGTCCCAGTGATAACAAAACTGGCCATTTAACAAACCAAAGTCTCCAAAGCACATCTTCAGCTGAGGCTGAGCTGCAAGCACTAACTGGTAGCATAGCGAGCAGCAAAACGAGCAGTCGAGCGAgcagcaaaatgtttaaaagagtCCCCTGTCGACCCCCTAAGATTAACCATTACAAGGAGATGAAACTGTCAGGAACCTGGCCTGCAAACCAGTATCGAGACCAGGAGACACAAACTAGCCCAGAGGCCCAAAAAACTGGCCCTGAGAACAAGGAAGCACAACAAGATCCTGTCCCCCCCGGCACTGAAGTTCCTCCTGATAGCAGTGGTGCAGTGGGCACTGCCTTCAGTTTTCCGATAAAGGGAGTGAAGAGCCTGAAACTCTCGAGCAACAGCGCCTTCTCCCTTACATCCACCTTCTCCAACCAGCTGAACAAGAGCACAGCTCCGCAGCCAGCAGTCCCACCCTCAGGAAATTCGGAGGAGAGCAAACCAGCAGCAAACGGTGGGCAGGACGGCTTTGAACAGTTCTTGCTGAGACCAGCCAGCCAGCGACCTTGGGATGCCGTTAAAGAGCTGGAGACCATCCAAAAAGAAGTTCAGGaccaacagcagcagagcagcaaacAGCCCAGCGTAGATAAGTGCATAGAGG
Coding sequences within:
- the LOC132979524 gene encoding junctional cadherin 5-associated protein-like, whose protein sequence is MYSVEDLLISHGYKLPKSDPPSATPYDKRPADCQRELVDNRAGRGTLNGYEADRGTSITGIYGSRQALVKGYPATDNESGERILRRKELGIGILGDAQPLGDSLATDSGFYDVPSLTYSEPLSYDERDVSYWRRRGQDFSILLDYADGRELRASAGAWRPQALIAAEEHRAERQAQQLWEEISWLRDLDAAPGQLRVTGERKCQSLGTEEWRPAVGLGRQLSDGDGERWAQDHYRLRTPEGFFHPRTKAKSQSLPRVLSPDRSSCRDLIPSRPSLPDRQQRLNSTVFSGPYSRYIYSGAVVRDRWGRNSGPSSHVALLTKPRFSRPLKPPSYETHQQNRGSAEMLAIEQGAKQKDRSIYFPRGGELRHDYFAQHSAITGMEPPGYIPPPSYRRAPPPRSVSFNRNEMANLRWRAEALHMPMSDPGRWLSRQSSSSWLEHYGERVASYRKQVHSGHEEQPIQARQLPAEEPRVKQISGGPSGTSLTDSDKIRNINKEIPAAKILGQSTHDSAFPPQQGPALNTETRKTALNDNDSSNRWCTRGLNKKSDSVAPEQSQQRSQFFPSSILGKPPPPPCKPADQGVSETVTEVKKVEQPEPPEKDKTKNLKKRLSETIFCLVSVPVTPQLTGTIRDQNNNNEKSPDPADSPSDNKTGHLTNQSLQSTSSAEAELQALTGSIASSKTSSRASSKMFKRVPCRPPKINHYKEMKLSGTWPANQYRDQETQTSPEAQKTGPENKEAQQDPVPPGTEVPPDSSGAVGTAFSFPIKGVKSLKLSSNSAFSLTSTFSNQLNKSTAPQPAVPPSGNSEESKPAANGGQDGFEQFLLRPASQRPWDAVKELETIQKEVQDQQQQSSKQPSVDKCIEDLNEAYKDILELGTASNKVPDGSVQIPERIKIRLTSEPLNKPSSLRRSAVSWSVDPEYREVKSAFSRPATKSVTFSKQLREELPVPPRETGFREYRVISHLSRRRSNDGRTVKLDLPDEPIETPLSDFSPTTHTAAAEVPWADRQPMQDASTLTSPPDYEDICQTLRQTRDPADANKVSTGNLKPNDAESLQDLSVESDEDCPICKRELENQMRQGPLPPLHEENSSDSSANQNASPPQRAALESPAEDTKSEDPNDSSSDQVGSDVTREQPSLRQDNEEGEEKTNNAVAENLNNLCSNNPTESTLAVGATEQIASKMLATDVPADPKVTEEQSAGEALTMEVELVQKDVVTAETAEGSADKQTAEMKNEGEGQDASNDKQEQEKKPFAVPEHRLGLRTHLGRDHPGLPEFPPDRLPLSVPPNLDRRLSLSLEGEKRSKGPSHRIEALQNKLAISPGRVAVERLARMREVDVMYRMRRLSIRSNDSGDGEGEGGAEAEGEGKDEQTEELHPAPQRDKDNIQEVTQSQQVSEEKKLQDEAESSLSEHHDPSQVEIE